The Flavivirga eckloniae genomic interval ACAAAAGATGAATTAAATAGAGGTATAAAATGTTACTATTGGCAATTAATACTTATTTAAAAATATCTTAGTTTTTTAAAAACACTCGTAATAAAAACAACGTTTTATTTCATATATATTGACTTAAAATCAACTAAATAGCCCTTTAAAATCTTCAAAAAAATGCTATAAAACTTAACCCATTTTTTATGGTTCTTCATGGTCTAAGTCAAACGCTAATTAACGATGACGATAAAAATATCGTAACACACTTCAATCGTATTATTTAAAACTAATTTCTAATCATCTAAAAAAATTAGAGGGTTTTACAAACTACAATCGTTACATACTTACAATCCATTTTAATACCCCAATATCATGAAAAAAGATTTACTCTTAATTTCTCTCTCTCTCTTACTTAATAATAGCAAAACACAAATAGGTAAAAATATCGAAACGATTGGCGGTAAAACAAACCTACTACATACTTGTAATGTACAAGTTTTAAAAAAACAAAAACTTAGTTATCAACAAATTAGAAATTAATTAAGATGACTAAATTTTTAATAGACACGTTTAAAATAACACTAAGAGAAGCTCAAATAATTTCATCCTCATTCGATAAAAAAGAATATCGCAAAGGCGAGGTATTTATAAAGAACCTAAGCATTTGCAATAAAATTGGATTTGTTAAAAAAGGCGCTTTAAAAAGCATCTCTATTGGGGATAAAAAAGAGCTTATCGATGATTTCATTTTTGAAAATCAATTCGTATCAAACTGTTATAGTCACTTAACAAAAAAAGCTTCGAACAAATACATTGTTTGTATTGAAAACTGTACTATATATGTGATCAAATGGAAAAAGTTTGAGGAATTATCTAATAAACACCAGTTTATTGATCAAATAAGAAGAAAAGTTATTGAACGGCTATACATTTCCATGCAACAAAGATTTGATGATCTAAGACTTTTAAGCGCAGAAGAAAGATATTTAAAATTACTTTATTCAAATAAAAGAGTTGTTAATGAAATGCCACAATACGAAATCGCTTCCTATTTAAGTATAAGTGCCGAAACAGTTAGCAGAATTAGAAAAAACATTACTGTACGTTCTTGATCTAAGTCAATGAAAAACAAATTAGGTTTTCAGATTTTTGTATATAAAAACATACATTCAGTTTCTGTATCAAATCCTTGTATTATGCCTCCCAACACTATGAAACAAATTTTACACTTAATTTTTCTCATTCCTTTTTTTTGTTTAAGTCAAACACCCATCGGTACTGAAATTAGTAGCGCAGGACATAGTGTATCACTCTCTTCTAACGGTTCTATAGTCGCTATAGGTAATCCATTTAATAATACTAATGGTAATAATTCCGGTCATGTCCAGATTTATCAAAAAACGTCAACTGGATGGGTGAAGATGGGCAATGATATTGAAGGTATAGCAGCTGAAAATCGATTAGGTTACAGTGTTTCCATTTCCAAAGATAACTCCACAGTAGCTATTGGAGCACCAAACAAAAATAAAGATGCTACGAGTTTAGGTTATGTAAGTATTTATAAAAATGAGTCCGGCACTTGGACAAAGATGGGTAATAATATTGATGGAACTCTTTTAAATAGTGAATTTGGCGCTAGTGTATCGCTTTCATATGATGGTTCTATTGTTGCCATCGGAGAGCCTTCTGGTAAAAACAACAATGGTCATAAAACAGGACAAGTACAAGTTTATAATTATAATACAACATCAAAAAACTGGGAGCTGTTAGGCAATGGTATCTATGGTGAAGAATATGTTGATAACTTAGGTCACAGCATATCACTCTCTTCTAATGGGAACGTAATAGCTATTGGTGCTCCTTATAATAATGGCAGTCTTTCAGATCCCAAACTTAGTATTGGGAGCGTAAAAGTTTATGAATATAACTTATCATCAAAAGATTGGATACAAATTGGTTTAGATATTGACGGTGTAGCAAACTCTGATTATTTAGGTGCTAGCGTATCACTTTCCAAAGATGGTGATATTGTTGCTATTGGGGCAACTTCTATAGGTTCGAAGGGTTATGTGAAAGTTTTTGAAAATATTTCGGGCACATGGACGCTGATAGGAAATGTTATTGATGGAGAAGCTTCCAGTGAAGAAGCCGGTACAAGTGTATCGCTTTCTGCCAATGGTGATATTGTTGCTATTGGTGCCCCAAGTAATAATGAGAACGGAAATGATTCTGGCCAGGTAAGAATTTATAAAAACATTTCTGGGAACTGGCAAAAAATAGGTGATGGCATCGAAGGCAAAACACCTAATAGTGTATTAGGTTTAAGTGTATCACTTTCCGATGATGGTTCTTTTATTGCTATTGGAGCATTAGGTCATGTAGATATTTATGACTTAAGTCCCGTACTATCATCAGATAGCTTCGCTCTGTCCCAATTTAGTATGTTTCCCAATCCTTCAACCTACCAAACAACCATTAAATTAAACAAAGGATTAACCTTAAAAAAAGTTGCAATCTATAATAATCTGGGTCAGTTTATAGAATCTACCCAAAAAGATGTTATAAATACATCCCAACTGTCCTCTGGACTTTACTATGTAAAAATCACAACAAATAAAGGCGAAGCCACTAAAAAATTAATAATAGAATAAATTACAACAATATAAAGCCCTTTTTGCCCTCAAAATCTCAAACTATCATGAAAAAAACCTACTTTCTTATAGCCTTTTTAGTTTTAAGTTCTGTTAAACTTATAGCACAGGTTACCGATGTTATTGATGGATTAAATGGCCCTGCTGGAATTTTACTTAATGGAAATGACCTATATATTGCAGAAGGGCTCGGTATTTCTAAAATAAATACTACTGATACATCGCCATCGAAAACAAATGTTACCACACGTCTGGTTGCTCCTTTTGAAATGGTGCTCCATGGGAATGAAATGTATTTTACTCAAGGAAGAAAAATCTCTAAAATAAATATTACCGCGACAACACCAATTGTAGCCACAGATGTTGTTACTGGATTAAATTATCCGTCTAGTTTGGTTCTTAACGGGAATGATCTATATATAGCTGAAAGAGATAAAATTTCCCAAATAGATATTACCGCAACAACACCTATAGTTACAGAGGTTATAACCAGTTTAAGCAATCCTAGTAGTATGATAATTATTGGAGACGACTTGTATGTTGCAGAAGGAGGAAACAGGATTTTTAAAACAAACCTTAACTCTCCAACACCAATGGTTACAGATGTTATAATAGGATTGAATATGCCCTCCGCGATGATACTAGATGGAAATAATCTGTATGTTGCCGAAAGTGGCGATGGCATAATTTCTAAGATAAATATTACTGAAACAAATCCAACGGCTATAGAAATAGTAAACGGGCTTGATCGTCCGTTAGGGTTAGCTATTAATGGAAATGACCTTTATATTTCAGATAACGGCACAAGGAAAATTTATAAATTCGATTTAAACACGTTATCAACAGGCAAACTTATTGATTTACCGAATTTAAAATTGTCTCCAAATCCCGCTTCGGATTTTATTCAAATTTCAGGATTAAACAGAGCAGAAAACTATACCATATATAATTGCTTGGGTGATAAAGTAAATACAGGAGTTATCTCTGCCAAACAAAAAACAGATATTAAAAACCTTTCCAGCGGAATGTATTTTATACAGTTTAAAAATAGAAATACTATAAAGTTTCTCAAAGAATAGAGAATACGACATAAAACAAAATTACATTTCGGAAAAGGTTTCTATTTATACAGAAACCTTTTCTTTTTTTATAGCTTAACATTAAAAAAATACCATTAAAAATATTAAATGTAACTTTGCACAAAACTTAATGCAAAATCTTCACCAATTAATTAAGTTTAAAACTATTAACTCCTATATACCTTATAGGAAACGATTATGAATTAAATTATAAATGACAAGAAAGAAAAAAAGGAAATCGAAGAAAGGAATTTCCAACTTAACAAATACCATTCTAAGTATTTTAAAAAAAGATAGAAACCAATCATTCAACTATAAACAAATTGCTGCGAAACTAGGTGTTAATGATGCCAGTAGCAGAAATCAAATTATAAAAACCTTAGCCAAACTTGCTGCCAAACAAGAGATTATACAAGTAGATAGAGGCAAGTTTAAAGCAGTAGTTAATACAGAATACCATACTGGTATTTTAGATTTATCGGCCAAAGGATCTGGCTACATTATTTGTGAAGACTTTGATGATGATGTTTTTATAGCATCCAATAATATAAATAGAGCATTGGATGGCGACGAAGTAGAATTCTATGTTTATAAACGTAGAAAAAGAGGAAAATTAGAAGGAGAGATAACCAACATTATAAAACGCGACAAAAGTGAGTATGTTGGTGTTATTCAAATACATAGCAACTACGCATTTGTAATTGCAGATAGCTCAAAAATGTATAAGGATATTTTTATTCCTATTAACAAAGCCTTTAAAGCAGAAGACGGAGATAAAGTATTAGTAAAACTTGAAGATTGGCCAGAAAATGCCGATTCGCCATACGGAAAAGTAATCCAAGTTCTTGGTAAACCCGGAGATCATAATACCGAAATCCATTCTATTCTTGCAGAATACGGGTTACCACACGAATTTCCACACGAAGTAGAAGCATTTGCCAATAAATTAGACACCTCTATTACTCCGGAAGAAATTGCTAAACGTAGAGACATGCGTAAAGATTTAACCTTTACGATCGATCCTAAAGATGCCAAAGATTTTGATGATGCTTTATCTTTTGAAGTTCTGGATAACGGATTATACGAAATAGGAATTCATATTGCAGACGTATCTCATTATTTACAGGAAGGCACTGTTTTAGACGATGAAGCTTACGAGCGTGCCACATCCATTTATTTAGTAGACAGAGTTGTGCCTATGCTTCCCGAAGTGCTATCAAATAAAGCCTGTTCATTACGTCCGCATGAAGAAAAGTACACCTTTTCTGCTGTGTTTCAAATAAATGATAAATGCGAAATTAAAAACGAATGGTTTGGCCGTACCGTAACCTATAGTGATGCACGATATGCTTACGAAGAAGCCCAGGCTATTATAGAAAATAATATAGGGCTTGTCATTCCTGCGAAGGCAGGAATCCACAACATTAACGAAATTAATAATACCATACCAAAAGAAGTATCACTTACAGGTAAAGAATATCAAACACCTAAAGAAATAGCGCAAGCCATTTTAAAAATGGATGAACTGGCTAAAATTATGCGTAAAAAGCGTATGAGGTCTGGCGCCATTTCCTTCGACAAAGTAGAAGTAAAATTCAACTTAGATGAAAAGAATAATCCAGTTGGTGTATTCTTTAAAACGAGCAAAGATGCCAATAAACTTATTGAGGAATTTATGCTTTTGGCAAATCGAAAAGTATCCGAATTTATTGGTAAAAAAGATCCTAAAAAAACTTTTGTATATCGAGTACACGACGAACCAGACGATAGCAAATTAGCAGGATTACAAGGTGTTGTTTCTAAATTTGGTTACAAACTTAATTTTAAAGACAGAAAAACCACATCGGCGTCTCTAAACAATCTACTTAAAGAAGTAAACGGTAAAAAAGAGCAAAACCTCGTAGATACACTAGCCATTAGAAGTATGAGTAAAGCCGAATATACCACAAATAACATTGGACATTATGGTTTGGCGTTCGATTATTACAGTCATTTTACATCGCCCATTCGTCGTTATCCAGATGTTATGGCACACCGTTTATTACAACACTATTTAGATGGTGGTAAATCTGTAAACGAAGAAGTTTACGAAGATAAGTGCAGCCATTCAAGTGCCATGGAGAATCTTGCAGCCAAAGCAGAACGGGATTCCATAAAATACATGCAAATTAAATTTATGCAAGACCATAAAGACGAAACGTTTTTAGGTGTTATTTCTGGAGTAACCGATTGGGGTATTTATGTTGAAATTATTTCCAACAAATGTGAAGGCATGGTAAGCGTACGTGATATGACAGACGATCACTATGCGTTCGACCAAGATCTATACGCTATGGTTGGAAGAAATACTAAAATGATGTATCAACTTGGTGACGAAGTTATCGTAAAAGTTAAAAACGCAGATTTAGTTAAAAAACATCTGGATTTCAACCTAATAGGGAAAAACGAAACAGAATAGCCTTGTAACAATTGTTATAGCCATGCAACTAACAATAAAAATAAAGTCATGATTTTAACAACAACACATTCAATAGAAGGGCACACCATACAAGACTACTTGGGCATCGTTACAGGTGTTAATACAAGCATGCCCAAAACCACTTTTTCTTTTAACATGACTAAATATTACCGGTCGTACGAGAAAAAAGTCAACGAAACAAAAGAAGAAGCCTTTCAAAAGCTTAAGGAAAATGCTATTAATTTAAAAGCAAATGCTATTGTTGGGATTATAGTAGATATAGAAACAAATCCAACTACAGGTTTAATCATAGTATCCATTACAGGAACAGCTGTAAAAATTATTTAATTTAAAAAAAGGAATAATTATTGATAACTTTACGTTTAAATCAAAAAACATAAAATTATTACACATGAAACGCTTAATAATCATATTAACAATATTAGTTTCTACAATAGCCGTAGCACAAAAGCCGATAAAAAAATCTATTGGGGAATTTACAACCTTAAAAGTATTCGATTTGATGAAAGTTGAACTCATTAAATCTGATGAAAATAGAATTGTTATCTCAGGAGAAAACAATAGAGATGTTCTTGTAAACAATAAAAATGGAACACTAAAAATTAAAATGAAGCTTGAAGAAGCTTTTGATGGCGATAAAACAAAAATACAATTATACTATACAAATGTAGACGTAATTGATGTTAACGAAGGAGCAAAAGTTCATTCAGACGATATCATTAAACAATTCGAAATAGATTTAAATGCTCAAGAAGGTGGCCGTATAAATGTAAAGCTGGATGTAAATTATGCCAATATCAGATCCGTTACAGGAGCTACCATTCACGCTTCAGGAATTGCCAAGCATCAAGATGTATCTATTTATACAGGTGGTATTTACCAGGGAGAAGATCTTAAAACAGAATATACAGACGTTTCTGTACGAATTGCAGGAGAAGCACACGTTCGTTCCCAAAAGTTAGTTAATGCTAAAATAAGAGCAGGGGGCGATGTGTATATTTATGGTAAACCAGAACGTATAGATGAAAGTAGAGTATTCGGAGGCAGAATAAAACGTATGGACTAGACATATTTATTTTTTTAACAAAAGCCCGCTCTTGAAGCGGGCTTTTTTGTTAATTCACATTTCATCTTACCCATACAATATCTCCTACAACTCTAATTTTTACTATCTTAGTAATACAACAACTAAGATTAATTGAAACGATATAGCTTTCTGTTTTTTAATACATTCTTTTGCGTATATAGCCTTTTATATGCTCAAGAACACCCTCCTATTGAAGTTTTTTCGCCAAAAGATTACGGTGCCGAAATTCAAAATTGGTCCATTTCCCAGTCCAAAGAAAATTATATCTATGTAGCTAATAATAAAGGGTTGCTTGAATTTAATGGCGCCAATTGGCAATTATACCTATCACCTAACGAAACGATTATACGATCTGTAAACGTTATAGACAATTTAATATACACCGGTGCCAATAGAGAGTTCGGATATTGGCAAAGAAACGAATTCGGGTTACTATATTATACCTCACTTTCTAAAAAACTAAACGTAGATTTTTTAGAAGACGAAGAATTCTGGAACATTATAAGTATAGATGAATACATACTATTTCAGTCCCTAAAGCGAATATATATTTACAACAAAACAAGTGGCTCCTATAGCATCATTGACTCAGAAACCATTATCTACAAAATGTTTAAAGTTAATGGAACAATCTATTATCAAAAAACAAAAGATGGTATTTACAAGATTGAAAAAGGCGAATCAAAACTAGTTTCTAACAACCCTATTCTTAAAGAAAACAGGCTAGTTAACATTTTTAATAAAAATGACAATCTATTAATAGAAACAGAAAATAATGGATTTTATATTTTTAATAACGGAAACCTATCTAAATGGAATATCCCTGCCAACCAGAAATTATCGGAAGTAAGTGTATTTCGTAGTATTCAATTAAAAGACAATAGCTTTATATTAGGAACTCGATCTAACGGTATTTTGCATTTAACTGCAAATGGTACTATCGATTATAATATAGATACCAACCATGGATTAAGTAACAATACCGTTCATTCTGTTTTCGAAGATGCCGAAAATAACATCTGGCTAGCTTTAGAAAATGGGATTAATTGCGTAAATATTAAATCGCCATTTAGTATTTATACCGATGAAGAAGGAAAAATAGGAACAGTATACACCTCTGCGGTTTTTAATAACAATTTATATTTAGGTACAAATCAAGGACTCTTTTATAAGCCCTTGGGAAAAAATGACGACTTTAAACTTATTGAAACTATCCAGGAAGCCGTTTGGTCTCTAACCATAATAGATAATACATTGTTTTGTGGTCATGATACAGGAACATCCATTATAAATAACGATACAGGAGAAAAAATTAAAGGCATACAACACGGTACCTGGAATATAAAACCAATACACGGTAAAACAGACTTACTAATACAAGGCAATTACGATGGACTCTACATGCTTCAAAAAGTTAATAACAGTTGGGTATTTAGAAACAAAATAGAAGGGTTTGACCTCTCAAGTAAATTCTTTGAAATCTATAACGATCACATTTTTGTTAGTCACGAATACAAAGGTGTTTTTAAAATTAATGTAGACCAAAATTTTACAAAAGTATTAGAAATCAAGAAGGATCCAGACCTTGGTAAAGAACCAAACTCTAGCATTATTAAGTATAATAACAATTTATTGTATACACATAAAGAGGGCGTGTTAAAGTACAATACCAAAGCCAATAAGTTTTTAAAAGACACTGTTTTAAGTACCCTGTTTACAAAACAAGATTATACCTCTGGAAGACTAGAATTTAATAAAATACCCAATACCCTATGGTGCTTTTCTAAAACAAACTTAAGCTATATAACTCCGGGAAAATTAAGTAATACCCCAAAGGTCAATAAAATCCCTTTTTCCAAGGTATTGCCTCGAGGGTTAACAGGTTACGAAAACATCTCCTATCTCGATAATCAAAGGTATTTAATAGGAACCTCAACAGGGTTCGTTATTATAGATTTAGACAAAGTATCCCATAAATCTTACGATATTTCAATTAATACCATAACAAAACACAGTATAGTTACAAGCCCCGAAATTGTAAACAAAAATGGAAACAGAAGCTTTATAAACCAAGACAATAATCTGGAATTCTTGTTTAGTGTTCAAGAATATGACAAATATCTCGATACAGAATATCAGTACCAATTAGTAGGCATGTATCCAAATTGGAGCAATTGGTCTTTCAAATCTAATACACTATTTGAAAACCTACCTCATGGCGATTACATATTTAATGTTAGAGCCCGAATAGGCAATACCATGTCTAAAAATATAGCATCTTATAGCTTTAATATTGAAAGACCCTGGTACCTTTCAAATGCCATGATAGTTACATATGTGGTTTTAGTTTTATTGTTTTCATTAATAATGCACAATATTTATAAACGCTACTACAGAAAACAAAGAGAAGCATTATTACAAAAAACCACACGCGAACTGGAGCTAAAAGAGTTGGAAAACAAACAGCAGTTTATGCGTTTTAATAACGAAAAATTAAGACAGGATATAGATAACAAAAATCGTGAGCTAGGTATTTCAACCATGAGCTTAATTAAAAAGAACGAGTTTTTAAATAGTATAAAAAAGGAATTAAAAAATATTGATGACATTAATAAGATAAAACATGTTATTAAAATAATTGACAGGAATATAAATAATACAGACGACTGGCATGTTTTTGAAGAAGCCTTTAATAATGCCGATAAAGACTTTCTTAAAAAGATAAAACAAGAACACCCTGCGCTTACTTCAAACGATTTAAGATTATGTGCTTATTTAAGGCTCAATCTATCGTCAAAAGAAATTGCCCCATTACTTAACATTTCATCCAGAAGCGTAGAAGTAAAACGTTACAGATTGCGAAAAAAGATGAATTTACCGCACGAATCAAGCTTAACGGACTATATTTTGGAAATATAAACACACAACATTTGTTTTTTTTACCTATACAACACCACAACATTTGCGTTTTTTCTTACTTTTTAAAACTTATGTGATTGTAAGAAGACCCCTAACAAAAGCTTAAAAACATTGAGGTTTTAGTAATAAAACTCGATTTTTTTATAATGTATGCTTTTTGTTGAGGTCTTTTTTATGGATTTCGTAATTAATACAGGTAATTTTACTTCAAACCATAAAGTCCCTTTTCTGGTATTTATAAAATTCCTAATCAATTTATAATACAACTCATTGAAAGCAGGAACAATACAATAAAGTATTTCTGAATATAAAATAGACTAACTAAATAATTAAACAAAACTATGAAAAACGTTCTTTTAAGATTAGTACTTTTCTTATTTGCAATAACTACACTTGCGCAGTCTCAAAAGGTGTCCGTTGTAAGTAATGAGGAGGGCATGAAATTAGTTGTGAATGGAAAAGATTTCATGATTAATGGTATGAATTGGGATTATTTCCCAATAGGTACCAATTACAATTACAGTCTATGGAAACAATCCGATGATGTTATTAAAGCAGCATTAGACGCCGAAATGGGACTGCTAAAAAACATGGGCGTAAATGTTATTAGGCAGTATACAGGCGTACAACCTAAATGGATTCAATACATCTACGAAAACTATGGAATCTATACCATGCTCAACCATTCCTTTGGTAGATATGGGTTAACAATAAACGGAGCCTGGGTAGCAGTAACAGATTACAGAGACCCAGCAACACAGAAACTATTAATATCTGAAGTCTCTCAGATGGCAGAAACCTACAGAAACACACCGGGAATGTTACTGTTCCTCTTAGGAAACGAAAACAACTATGGTTTGTTCTGGGCAGGAGCCGAAACCGAAGATTTTCCAGATGAAGAAGATAAGAAGCGGGAAGTCGGCGAAAAGCGGGGAAGACCCATGTATAAGCTAATGAATGATGCCGTGCTTAAAATGAAGTCCATTGATGCATCGCATCCAGTGGCCATTTGTAACGGAGATTTATTGTTTGCAGATATTATAGCAGAAGAATGTAAAGACGTAGATATTTATGGCGTAAACATGTATCGAGGTAAATCTTTTGGAGACGCTTTCGAACGCGTTAAAAAAGAATTGAACAAACCCATCATGTTTACCGAATTCGGATGCGATGCATTTAATGCCAAAACCAATCAAGAGGACCAAAAGATGCAAGCATTTTTTATGGTAGAAAACTGGAAAGAGATCTACCAAAATGCTGCTGGGTTAGGAAAATCAGGAAATTCGATAGGAGGTTTTACCTTTCAGTTTAGCGACGGATGGTGGAAATTTGGTCAAACTAAAAACCTTGATATTCACGATACTAACGCATCCTGGTCAAACGGAGGCTACTACTTAGATTTAGATCCAGGAGAAAACAATATGAACGAAGAGTGGTTTGGTATTTGTGCCAAAGGACCAACAAACGAAAGAGGACTTTACAGTTTATACCCAAGAGCAGCATACTACGCCTTAAAAGAAGCACATAGCCTAGATCCTTATGCCAAAGATGTAACCTCAGATTTTGTTGATAATTATTTCAACAATATAGAGCTAATGGACGCTGTACTTAGGGCAAGAGGCGATAAAGCCGCACTTGGAGCAACTAGCGCTGGTAAAGTAAGATTAAGCAATTTACGCGCTGAGTTTACCACATTTAGTACAGGAGGTACTTTATTAACAACCCCAGAGACTGCAAATCCAGATGAAGCAGCATTTCCTAATCAGCTTGGTTTTGACCACATGCAATCTTATTATGTTGGTGTTGAAGGGAATCCAACCTCAAACATGCGTGCAGAAGTTAATTTCAATATTCTTGGTAATGTAGCACAAAACCCTATTAATGAGATATTTTACGAGAACGTAGGTAGACCAGTTAAAGTTATCAATACAAACGGCGAAGAAGTTATTATTACAGATAACAATAGAGTGAGGGTGTACAATGCTGAGTTTGAATGGAACTCTAAAGTGGCAGATGTAAGAGGGTTTTACAGAACCGGCCACTACCACTGGGGGTATGAAGGCGATTTCTTTGGCTTATACCCAGAAGCTAATTACGGCCCTAACCTAGACATATACAACGGAGAAATTCTAGGTGTAGAAGTAGATGGTAAAAAAGCCTTAAAAGGACTAAAAGCAGCTTTTGGACCACAATTATGGTGGGGAGCAAATCCAACGATATTATTAAAATACAGAACTCATTTTAAGCATTGGGATATTACTGGTATTTATCATAGAGATTTAGATACGAGCCTAGAATTTGACGATAATGGACTACGATTTTTAAATGCTAATCAGGTACAAAGTGGTGTTATTCCACCTTGGCCCACAGAACGTGCGACCATAGTTTTAGAAAGAGACTTTGGAGCCTTTGGTATTTCATTAGGAGGTATCTGGGGAGGAAGTCCTCTTAACGGTAGTACATTTCAAGATGTAACAGGTGAATCTGGAAACTATGTAGTATATCAAGATAAAATCAACTCAGATGATAACTGGGGCGGGAAAGCCAAAATAACCTATGAAAAAGGACGATTTAATTTCTATGCACAAGCGGCATATATGGGATTGGTTGCCAATGGAGGCGCAGATGCTACAAGAACATTTACAGGTTGGAAACTTAAAGATTCTGGAAGTGGCAATCAAACCAACATACTTTCTGGTTTCACATACAGCATTGGAGATTGGCAAATAGCACCAAATTTCCTTTGGCAAAAACCTTTAGTAGATCCTATGCCTAATGATGTAACCGCACCAGGAAGATTAAGAAACTTTATTGATGATCCATTCGCTGTAAGAGGTAACAGAGAAACCACAGCAGGAGAATTACTCTTAACCTTCGATCCAACACCTGGATCCTGGTTTTATGAGTGGGACAATGATCGGGCGGAAGATGCAAAATTGGCTTTTAACTTAGGTTTTGTATTTAGACATCAGCCAACATCACAAGATGCGCATATTGGGTTTTTAGCAAATCGTACCTTTTTTGCTTTTCCGCAGGCTGCGCCAGCACAAGACCTCTGGGAATTAAGTTCTCGTGTTGTTTCTAAAGTAAGTCCAGACTTAGGGATCATTGGAAATCTTTATGGAGGCAACGCTCAGGCAAATGGTGATAGTGACAGAACTATAGAACGCTTTGGTGGTAACATCAAAATGATATACAAAAAGTGGAAAATAGAATACGGTTTCAAAGTTAACGATTGGGGGCCTTTTGATTACCATCGTGATTTCAACTTGACTTTCCCTGTACAAAACATGATCGATATTTCTACGTCCATAGGTAAGCCTGATTGGTTTATTCTTCCAGATACTAAAATAGGTGTCCGTGGTACTTGGCGTTCCTTAAATGAAAACTCACCTAGATATTCACCTATTGCTGTTCCTCCAAACACGTTTCCAGCTATACCGCCAATTAGCCCTGTTGGATTTGATGATGGAAATGAGTGGGAAATCAGAACATATATACACATCAATATTGGTAAATAAAATAAAACTAAGATGAAAAATATAAAATTTACATATACAAAAATGATCTGCCTTTTAGGATTCATTTTTACAATTTTAGTAAGCTGCGAAAGAGAATTGTCTGATGAAGCCGTATTTGCAACATTCCCAAACACAGCAGAAGTTTTTACGGACGCCCCTGTTGGTTTAGGTACTAATTTTTATTTTCCTTATATCGGATCAAAAGCCACAGCCTGGTCAGTA includes:
- a CDS encoding head GIN domain-containing protein; the protein is MKRLIIILTILVSTIAVAQKPIKKSIGEFTTLKVFDLMKVELIKSDENRIVISGENNRDVLVNNKNGTLKIKMKLEEAFDGDKTKIQLYYTNVDVIDVNEGAKVHSDDIIKQFEIDLNAQEGGRINVKLDVNYANIRSVTGATIHASGIAKHQDVSIYTGGIYQGEDLKTEYTDVSVRIAGEAHVRSQKLVNAKIRAGGDVYIYGKPERIDESRVFGGRIKRMD
- a CDS encoding helix-turn-helix and ligand-binding sensor domain-containing protein → MKRYSFLFFNTFFCVYSLLYAQEHPPIEVFSPKDYGAEIQNWSISQSKENYIYVANNKGLLEFNGANWQLYLSPNETIIRSVNVIDNLIYTGANREFGYWQRNEFGLLYYTSLSKKLNVDFLEDEEFWNIISIDEYILFQSLKRIYIYNKTSGSYSIIDSETIIYKMFKVNGTIYYQKTKDGIYKIEKGESKLVSNNPILKENRLVNIFNKNDNLLIETENNGFYIFNNGNLSKWNIPANQKLSEVSVFRSIQLKDNSFILGTRSNGILHLTANGTIDYNIDTNHGLSNNTVHSVFEDAENNIWLALENGINCVNIKSPFSIYTDEEGKIGTVYTSAVFNNNLYLGTNQGLFYKPLGKNDDFKLIETIQEAVWSLTIIDNTLFCGHDTGTSIINNDTGEKIKGIQHGTWNIKPIHGKTDLLIQGNYDGLYMLQKVNNSWVFRNKIEGFDLSSKFFEIYNDHIFVSHEYKGVFKINVDQNFTKVLEIKKDPDLGKEPNSSIIKYNNNLLYTHKEGVLKYNTKANKFLKDTVLSTLFTKQDYTSGRLEFNKIPNTLWCFSKTNLSYITPGKLSNTPKVNKIPFSKVLPRGLTGYENISYLDNQRYLIGTSTGFVIIDLDKVSHKSYDISINTITKHSIVTSPEIVNKNGNRSFINQDNNLEFLFSVQEYDKYLDTEYQYQLVGMYPNWSNWSFKSNTLFENLPHGDYIFNVRARIGNTMSKNIASYSFNIERPWYLSNAMIVTYVVLVLLFSLIMHNIYKRYYRKQREALLQKTTRELELKELENKQQFMRFNNEKLRQDIDNKNRELGISTMSLIKKNEFLNSIKKELKNIDDINKIKHVIKIIDRNINNTDDWHVFEEAFNNADKDFLKKIKQEHPALTSNDLRLCAYLRLNLSSKEIAPLLNISSRSVEVKRYRLRKKMNLPHESSLTDYILEI